The following are encoded together in the Paludisphaera mucosa genome:
- the gloA2 gene encoding SMU1112c/YaeR family gloxylase I-like metalloprotein translates to MRLGRIHHAAIICSDYDRSRRFYVETLGLAVVREVHRRERDSYKLDLALPDGAQIELFSFPSPPPRPSYPEARGLRHLAFETPDLDEAVRDLEARGVIVEPVRVDEHTGKRFTFFADPDGLPLELYEA, encoded by the coding sequence ATGCGGCTGGGGCGAATCCACCACGCGGCGATCATCTGCTCGGACTACGACCGCTCGCGGCGGTTCTACGTCGAGACCCTCGGCCTGGCCGTCGTCCGCGAGGTCCACCGCCGCGAGCGCGACTCGTACAAGCTCGACCTGGCCCTCCCCGACGGCGCCCAGATCGAGCTCTTCTCCTTCCCGAGCCCGCCGCCGCGGCCGAGCTACCCCGAGGCCCGGGGCCTGCGCCACCTGGCCTTCGAGACCCCCGACCTCGACGAGGCCGTCCGCGACCTGGAGGCCCGCGGCGTGATCGTCGAGCCCGTGCGCGTCGACGAGCACACGGGCAAGCGCTTCACCTTCTTCGCCGACCCCGACGGCCTGCCGCTGGAGCTTTACGAGGCCTGA